CCTAGCCAAAGCCGCCGACGCCCACCAAGCCCTAGAAACCCGCCAAACCACCGGCAAGGTCGTCCTCATCCCTTGAGACCCTTCGCCTGAAGGACAGTCATCAAGATGGAAACAGCTATCAACGTTCCGCCCTACGATCCTGCAAAAGGTCTGCACCTGGATTGGGACGACGGCTTCGAAATCGAGGTCAAGTTCCAGGGCAACGAGATCGTCATCGGCGGCAACTCGGCCGGGCTTACCAGTTTGGCGCGGCACCTTCTGGCCCTAGCTCAAACAGGCGCTCCGGCCGGAGCTCATGTCCACCTCACGGCGAACCAGGAGCTCGAATCGGAGGTAGATCTCATCTTGCAGAAGTCAACCGTGTAAGCGATCGGCAACAACATTGATGGTGGAGCGATGGCTGAAGTTGAAGTGCCGCGGATGCGGCGGGATGTGATGGACTCGCTGGCGGTTCTGGCTGACCGCGAGTACCAGGAGCGGGCATGGGTTCGGAAGGAAGGATTCAAGCTCGGGCAGCACGATGACTTCGACTATCACGTGCACGTCCTGTACGACGACACCGAGGTTCTCCGTGATCCGAAGGCTGCGATCGGCTCAGTTCTCTTGCCTGGAGACGAAGCGGACCGCCTCGAGGCTCTGGGAGAAGTGCTCGACCGACTCCTCGAGGAGCATGGAGACGTTGATGACATCGCCTATCTGCGCGACCCACGCTGGCCGGAGGTAGTTCGGCTGGCCGGCCTCGCGTTGGCCGCAATGGTCCGCGAATGAGGTTTCGAGCCGTTCCACTAACCCGACTGACTCTCAAGATCGATCGAACAGAAGGTAGTGATGGAAGAGGTTCGATGGCTCGAAATCGGGTTCACCCGCGAGGAGGCACTTGTACTAGCAGGCTTTCAACGAACTCCAGAGAGTTGGACGCTCGGCGTCGAACTCGCTGTTTGGCGGCAATGGGTCACCGAGATCGAGCGCGGCGAACTGCATACGCGTGATGAACTTGAAAGCGCGTACGACGTCCGCGACGATATCGAAGACAGCTGTTCAGCCATCGCCAGCGAGTACAGGGAACGCCTGTACGACTATCTGGATGAACTCGATCTGACGTTTCGAGATTCAACCGTCCACTTAGCGGACTCGAAAAGAACCGAGCCAAATGGACGCTGGTGGCGCGGCAGAATCCCTGTTCGCAACCGAGCTCGCGCATATCTTTTCGACGAAGACTAGCGAAGCCCGTCGCCGCTCGCCCCCACCTGCGAGCGGCTCCATCGGTCCCGACCTTGTTATCGCCGTCCGACACCACCTTTACTGAACGGTGGTGGTTAGGCGGTGATGTGTTTGCGGGGGGTTCGGCGGGTTGAGGGGCGGGGCTGGGTCGGGCGGTAGGTGTCCTGGTAGGCGTTGTAGTGGAGGCCCCAGGGGGTGCAGGTGTCCTGTTGGCGGATGTATTGGTCGGCCGTTGCCTGGGGGCGGATCGTGGTCGCGGTACGTCGGGGTGTGGTCATCGCGGGTGCTCCTGTTCGGGTTGGGGAGAAGGCCCCCGGGCCGCCTGGTGGGCGGCCCGGGGGCGGGCCGGGTCCTACCAGATCGTGTAAGGGAAAGTGGCCTTAACGCTTGCCCCGCCACTGTCCGTTGCAGTCACTGTCGCCGTGTAAGAGCCCCGGCTGGTCGGGGTGCCTGAGATCACGCCGGTCGTGCTGATCGACAGGCCTGCAGGGAGGCCGGTCGCCCGGTAGGTGATCGGCTGCCCCGAGCTCGAGGTGGCCTTGATCTGGAGTGGGAAGCTCGACCAGCCGACGAACCCGTACTGGCTGCCCGGGTTCTGGACGGTCACCGTGCCGGTGGACGTACCGGTCACGGTCAGGGTGTACGTCGTGGAGTGGCTGACCGCCCCCGTTCCGGTCACTGTCACCGGGTAGGTGCCTGCGGCAACCGATGCCGTGGTGGTGATCTTGAGGGTCGACGAGCTGCCCGACGTCACCGACGACGGGGTGAAGGTCGCCGTGGCACCGGTCGGCAGGCCGCTGGCTGCGAGCTGTACCGACTGCGGGTTGCCGCTGCTGGTCGTAGTACCCACTGTCGTCTGCACCGAGTCGCCTGCTGCCACAGAGCCCGAGATCGGGTTCAGTGACACGGAGAAGTCGCTGCCGGCCGGCGGGGCATCGCCGACTGCCAGGTTCCAGACCGCGTACGCCGTAGCGTCGGCAGCGCGGTCCAGCACGGTGGTGTTGATGTTGGTCGGGTACTTGTCGCAGGCCGAGTGGTAGCAGGAGTCGTACGCCGAGTTCGCCGTACCGCCCCACTTCTGCGCCTGGGCCGTCGTCTTGCGGGCCGAAGCACCGGAGGCGAGACCGCTGGTGGCGATACCGACGTTCGAGAACGAAGCGTCGTCGGACCGGCCGGCGCCTTCGACGTCTTCCTCCGGCTGCAGCGAAAGCCCGTCGTAGAAGGCCTTCAGCACTTTGCCGGTGGTGGAGGTGATGTTGTTGATGAAGTAGCCCGCGTTCGGCGACGCGACCATGTCGAAGTTCAGGTAGGCCTTGATCTTCGAGCGGTCCGTGGAGGACAGCTGGCCGACGTAGTACTCCGAGCCGTTCAGCCCCTGCTCCTCGTCGGTCCACCAGCCGAAGCGGACGTGCTTGGCCAGTGACGGCTTGTCCTTGGCGAGTCGCAGCGCGACCTCGAGGATCGTCGCGGAGCCGGACCCGTTGTCGTTGCTGCCCGGACCGGCGCTGACGCTGTCCAGGTGAGCGCCCAGCATGACCACCTGGCTGGTGTCACCACCGGGGTAGTCGGCGATCAGGTTGTCGGAGGGGTACTGGCAGCTCGTGCAGCGCTGCTTGGCGACCGTGTAGCCGGCGTCGCGCAGCTTCTGCTCGATGTAGCTCACCGACGCCGTATGTCCGGCGCTCCCGGCGCGGCGGTTGCCACCGTTGTTGTCGGCCGCCTGCTGCAGCGCGGCCAGGTGCGCCTTGACGTTGTTCACGTCGATGTCCGGTACGCCGGCGGGCGGGGCGGACCCGCCGACGGTCAACCGGTACGTCGCGGTCTTGTCGACGTCCGTGCCGTCCCCAGTGAGCTTGACGTCGTACGTGCCCTCCGGCGTGCTCGACGCTGTCGCGATCGTGAGCGTCGTCGAGTTGCCCGACTGCAGCGAGCTCGGCGCGAACGTCGCGGTCGCTCCGGTCGGCAGGCCGCTGGCGGTGAAACGAACGGTCTGGGCCGCGCCACTGCCGATCACGGTGTTCACCGTGGCTGTGGCGGACTCCCCCGGCTTGACCGTGCCGTTGGCCGGCGACACCGACAGGCTGAAGTCGTTGCCGGTCGCAGTACAGGTTGCTTCGCCGGCTTGAGCGGGCACCGACACGGCGTCCCAGGCAGCCTTCACCTTGGCGTGCAGCGCACAGGTGGAGTCCAGGTTCTTCGCCGCGGTCAGGGTGGTGGACCGCCACTTGCCGTACGTCATGCCCGAGGTCTTGCCGAGCATCGCGTTGTAGAACAGCTTGCCGGCTTCCTGGTGGCCGATCCCCATCAACTTGGTGTTGTTGCAGGTCGGGCTGGCCGGCTGGCCGTCGGTCGGGTTGGTGCCTTCGGCAAGCAAGTAGAACCAGTGGTTCATCGGGCCGGCGGAGGCGTGGATCTCGTTCGGCAGGCTGCTGGAGTTGCAGTCGGGCATCCCGGAGATCTTGGACGGCTGGTACATGTACCGGATCGGGCCGCTGCCGGTGAGGTTGATCTCCTCGCCGATCTCGTAGTCCGGCGGGTCGTTCGGGTTGTTCAGGTAGAACTCGGTCAGCGTGCCCCAGATATCGGCGACCGCCTCCTGCGACGGCCAGCCGGACAGGCCGCCCGGCGTCATCGCGTCGAGCCCGTGGCCGTACTCGTGCGCCACCACGTCGACCGGGGTGATCCAGTTCCGGGCGTTGTTGTACCCGAAGATCACGCCGTCCGGGTTGTACTGCGAACCCCAGTAGGCGTTCACGTCGCCCAGACCGACCAGCGCGTCGGCCCACTTGCCCTGGCCGTCGAGCCCGTTGCGCCCGTACCAGTTCTTCAGCATGTCCCACTCGCCGGCCGCGACGTACATGACGTCGGTGCAGCCGGCTTCCTTGTCGGTCTTCGACGTGCTCCCCCACACGTCGTCGGTGCCGGTGTACGTCGTACCGGTGGCCGAGTCGCCGCAGTGCAGGTTCGGCCGCGCGGGGTCGGTCATCGAGTACCCCGAAGTGGTCTTCGTCGTACCGATGGTGAGGTTCGGGCCTTCCCAGATGCCCGTGCCGGTACCGGCGGCGGTCTGCTCGATCGCGTCGACCACCTTGCCGGTGCGCGCGTCGACGTACACCTTCTGCCGGCTCAGCTCGCCGTGGTTGCGGCCCTGCACGACGGTCTCCCAGGCGAGCACCGGCTTGGCCTTGCCGGAGTACACGACCAGGGTCGGCTCGCCTGGCATCAGCTGCGCCTTGTCGATCGCCTTCTTGGCGGCCTTCTTCGCGGCGGCCTTGGTGATCGAGG
The Kribbella voronezhensis DNA segment above includes these coding regions:
- a CDS encoding Imm32 family immunity protein, giving the protein METAINVPPYDPAKGLHLDWDDGFEIEVKFQGNEIVIGGNSAGLTSLARHLLALAQTGAPAGAHVHLTANQELESEVDLILQKSTV
- a CDS encoding SCO4402 family protein, which encodes MAEVEVPRMRRDVMDSLAVLADREYQERAWVRKEGFKLGQHDDFDYHVHVLYDDTEVLRDPKAAIGSVLLPGDEADRLEALGEVLDRLLEEHGDVDDIAYLRDPRWPEVVRLAGLALAAMVRE
- a CDS encoding M28 family peptidase; the protein is MKSTPLRLVAAGCVLSLAAAATAVVAMKMPAATAQSAAPVDPPVDARVAAVRTADRLVHGRAAELKAGPGDQFIRQQDISTPWGLQYVAYQRTYYDLPVVGGDLVVTTDAKGNAKSINVAQQQDITVGRRPSITKAAAKKAAKKAIDKAQLMPGEPTLVVYSGKAKPVLAWETVVQGRNHGELSRQKVYVDARTGKVVDAIEQTAAGTGTGIWEGPNLTIGTTKTTSGYSMTDPARPNLHCGDSATGTTYTGTDDVWGSTSKTDKEAGCTDVMYVAAGEWDMLKNWYGRNGLDGQGKWADALVGLGDVNAYWGSQYNPDGVIFGYNNARNWITPVDVVAHEYGHGLDAMTPGGLSGWPSQEAVADIWGTLTEFYLNNPNDPPDYEIGEEINLTGSGPIRYMYQPSKISGMPDCNSSSLPNEIHASAGPMNHWFYLLAEGTNPTDGQPASPTCNNTKLMGIGHQEAGKLFYNAMLGKTSGMTYGKWRSTTLTAAKNLDSTCALHAKVKAAWDAVSVPAQAGEATCTATGNDFSLSVSPANGTVKPGESATATVNTVIGSGAAQTVRFTASGLPTGATATFAPSSLQSGNSTTLTIATASSTPEGTYDVKLTGDGTDVDKTATYRLTVGGSAPPAGVPDIDVNNVKAHLAALQQAADNNGGNRRAGSAGHTASVSYIEQKLRDAGYTVAKQRCTSCQYPSDNLIADYPGGDTSQVVMLGAHLDSVSAGPGSNDNGSGSATILEVALRLAKDKPSLAKHVRFGWWTDEEQGLNGSEYYVGQLSSTDRSKIKAYLNFDMVASPNAGYFINNITSTTGKVLKAFYDGLSLQPEEDVEGAGRSDDASFSNVGIATSGLASGASARKTTAQAQKWGGTANSAYDSCYHSACDKYPTNINTTVLDRAADATAYAVWNLAVGDAPPAGSDFSVSLNPISGSVAAGDSVQTTVGTTTSSGNPQSVQLAASGLPTGATATFTPSSVTSGSSSTLKITTTASVAAGTYPVTVTGTGAVSHSTTYTLTVTGTSTGTVTVQNPGSQYGFVGWSSFPLQIKATSSSGQPITYRATGLPAGLSISTTGVISGTPTSRGSYTATVTATDSGGASVKATFPYTIW